In a single window of the Alosa sapidissima isolate fAloSap1 chromosome 18, fAloSap1.pri, whole genome shotgun sequence genome:
- the si:ch1073-220m6.1 gene encoding uncharacterized protein si:ch1073-220m6.1 yields MCTMCSTALLFWLTSAAVTVSCSSGVSTEIHGRKGHFIQMNFPAQPEQNPHATWMQTIGNHMKRMVQNNSVTFPFKHRVAFFKGNLSIQLNNLTDNDSGVYIGYKHEDQWTEVAVVSYKLVIQDAVSTPVIKISPIQPLDNTSGQNCSFNVNCSSSKSWASYSCDENGCTYLQSSLSAKDNINITSANGHVKCNASNPVSTEMSSQQFPKDCGKVTTMDSRHNLDLHRDVILTISAIICAALLLLVCGTLIWKKCRNSKAEETPNKRNDIPTVIVTGSDADEPGMSIYSVINKAAKCSVVDHSAKKTTTSQNKTYRPQNTEEEHRSQRQQRKKGKQRPLVDNDITIYSTATKPLETQNPTEDTDRTIYTTATKPLEGQRPQEDTTVTVYDTARARTQTETETNQADTVYYTLGHMTSGQQ; encoded by the exons ATGTGTACAATGTGTTCCACTGCACTTCTGTTCTGGCTCACTTCAGCAGCAGTGACAG TCTCCTGCAGCAGTGGGGTATCTACGGAAATACATGGAAGAAAAGGGCACTTTATTCAGATGAACTTTCCAGCACAACCTGAGCAAAACCCCCATGCCACATGGATGCAGACAATTGGGAACCACATGAAAAGAATGGTCCAAAACAACAGCGTAACATTTCCGTTTAAGCATAGAGTGGCATTCTTTAAGGGGAACCTTTCCATCCAATTGAACAATCTGACTGACAATGACAGTGGAGTTTACATTGGCTATAAACACGAGGACCAATGGACGGAGGTTGCTGTAGTCTCCTACAAATTAGTAATCCAGG ACGCTGTGTCCACACCAGTCATAAAGATATCCCCCATTCAGCCCCTGGACAACACATCAGGACAGAACTGCAGCTTCAATGTAAACTGCTCCTCTTCCAAATCGTGGGCTTCATACAGCTGTGATGAGAATGGGTGTACATATCTGCAGTCATCCCTGTCAGCCaaagacaacatcaacatcaccaGTGCCAACGGACATGTCAAGTGCAACGCCAGCAATCCTGTCAGCACAGAGATGAGTTCTCAACAGTTTCCTAAGGATT GTGGTAAAGTCACCACAATGGACTCACGGCACAACCTCGATCTTCATCGAGATGTGATCCTCACAATAAGTGCCATCATTTGCGCTGCACTGCTGTTGCTTGTGTGTGGTACTCTCATATGGAAAAAGTGTCGCAACTCGAAAGCTGAGGAAACACCTAACAAG CGCAACGACATACCAACAGTCATTGTCACAGGAAGTGATGCCGATGAACCCGGCATGTCCATCTACAGTGTCATCAACAAGGCTGCCAAATGCTCTGTTGTGGACCATTCAGCTAAGAAAACAACCACATCACAAAATAAG ACATACAGGCCCCAAAATACAGAAGAAGAGCATAGATCCCAGCGCCAGcagagaaaaaaagggaaacaGCGACCTCTGGTGGACAATGATATTACCATATACTCCACCGCAACAAAACCACTGGAGACGCAGAACCCTACAGAGGACACAGACAGGACAATATACACCACGGCGACAAAACCACTGGAAGGACAGCGCCCCCAGGAGGACACAACTGTAACAGTATATGATACAGCAAGAGCcaggacacagacagaaacagaaacaaaccAGGCTGACACAGTCTATTACACACTGGGACACATGACGAGTGGTCAGCAATGA